The genomic interval TGCAGAATGGCTAGTGGAAGAACTATCATGCGATTTGATTGAAACAAAAAAAGCTACAATTCAGCAGATAGAGAAATATGATACAGTTATATTAGGTGGTGGCATATATGCTACAGGAATTGCAGGTATTTCTTTTCTTAAAAAACATCAAGAAAGATTAAAAGGCAAGAAGATTATAGTATTTGCAGTAGGAGCATCCCCATACGATAAAAAAGCAATGGCTGTATTAAAAGAGCGTAATTTTAAAACTGGTCTTGCACATATTCCTTGTTTTTATTGCAGAGGTGCATGGAATGAAGAAATTATGTCTTGGAAAGATCGGACATTATGTAATATGTTAAAAAAAGTTGTTGAGAAAAAAGATCCAGCCACCTACGAACCATGGGAAGCAGCTTTAATGGAAGCAATTGGATCAAAGTGTGATTGGACAAAAAAAGAAAATCTTAAACCTATTATTGAGTTTATACAAGCAAAATAAATAGAGTCCTAGTAAAACCAAATAAAATACACGCTTTCTAAAGAGAGAAGGTTAGCAATGACAGTGGAACGTAATAGAATCATTACTTAATATTAACTTTGTTGGTTATTACTCTAGGATTGTGTTCGAGATTAGACTTTTTACCAAAATGGATTCATCTTTATTTAGAGGATGTTCTTTGGGCAATGATGATTTTCCTTATTATTGGAATGTTGTTTAGTAGAAAAAATACATATTGGGTGGCAGCATCTGCCATTTTAGTTACATTTTCAATTGAGATTAGTCAATTATATCAGGCAGCATGGATAAATGAAATAAGACATACAAAGATTGATGGATTAATTTTGGGTTTTGGTAATCGCCAAAACATTAGTAAAAATTCCTAAGTAGATTTCGAGACAAATAATAGGGTGGGGAAATGCTTGAGATGAAGCCCTTAAAACGAAAGATTTTTATCATTTGAAAATAACACAATATAAAAAATAGACAAATTTTTATAAAAAATATTGACAAATTGCTTTTTACACTATAAACTATTATTCAGTATGAATAAAACAAATATTTTGATAAGGCGAAGACGGAGAGAAAAATACATTGTTTTCTATCTACAGAGAGCTGAAGTTTGATGAGATTCAGCGTTAGAATATGTATACAATAATCACTCCCGAGCAGCTGATTTGAAAGATTTTTCGAGTAAATGATGCCGGAGCCACCGATATATGGCTAGAATTCAAGCAAAGGTAGTTTATAAATCCTTTACTTTGATTTGAAAATGAGACAGTTGTATTAACTGTGAAATAAGGTGGTACCATGAAAATAATCCTT from Natronincola ferrireducens carries:
- a CDS encoding ribosomal maturation YjgA family protein, translating into MCSRLDFLPKWIHLYLEDVLWAMMIFLIIGMLFSRKNTYWVAASAILVTFSIEISQLYQAAWINEIRHTKIDGLILGFGNRQNISKNS
- a CDS encoding flavodoxin domain-containing protein, which produces MSSTIVIYQSKYGATKKYAEWLVEELSCDLIETKKATIQQIEKYDTVILGGGIYATGIAGISFLKKHQERLKGKKIIVFAVGASPYDKKAMAVLKERNFKTGLAHIPCFYCRGAWNEEIMSWKDRTLCNMLKKVVEKKDPATYEPWEAALMEAIGSKCDWTKKENLKPIIEFIQAK